In Ananas comosus cultivar F153 linkage group 7, ASM154086v1, whole genome shotgun sequence, the sequence ACGTTTTTGCTGTAAATTTTGTTTCAGGTACTCCGACGAGCGAGTGTGgattccaaaaccctagttttgatcCCGTGGATTTATGATAACTGAGGAATTTTGTGATTCAGATGTGCTTCTGGGTGTTGGTTATTTGATTGAATCTGATATGTGGGGAGTTGATTGAGTGGAGAAGTGATTTAGCTCTGCAGGGGATCGAATGGAATCATTTGACCTGAATACCAGTTTGCCGCCTCGGAAGCGGCTGCTTGCCGGATTGAAGTCAGGGAATCTGGCTCACGATTTCCCATTCCCTATTCCTCTTTCTTCTACCGATCTTGGGGCTCGGCTTCGTGATGTTATCAACTCGACCACTGCTTCCCCTGAAGAGATCATTGAGGTGGCCAATTCGGTAGCTTTGGCCGCTGCCGATGTCGCAGCTAATGCTAGGGCAGTTGCAATTGAGAAAGCCGCTATAGCTGCGAAGGCTAGGGCTTCTGCTAAGAGCGCCTTGGAGATTCTCGATAAAATGGCGAGGAGAGAACGAAAGGGCCGGCAAACCAAAgccaagttgaaaaagaaaCATGTCCCTGTTAAGCTCTTCTATAAGACCAAGCGGTCTGTAGCGAGCAGAGAGAGCCTAGAAAATGATGAAGAGATTGCTCGGAGATTGCATAGTGCTAT encodes:
- the LOC109712686 gene encoding uncharacterized protein LOC109712686; this translates as MESFDLNTSLPPRKRLLAGLKSGNLAHDFPFPIPLSSTDLGARLRDVINSTTASPEEIIEVANSVALAAADVAANARAVAIEKAAIAAKARASAKSALEILDKMARRERKGRQTKAKLKKKHVPVKLFYKTKRSVASRESLENDEEIARRLHSAMNSSPRISKNKQKRNFWSSENEGISGERNKKPAISCGGVIQSSNGSKVDKSEGRIVMYNQARVFGTGEDSSYSTGKDKLNPTVGAQNEKVKRKRCLLTQFNGVDTGKPKEKLDFSERSKYTDELKV